A genomic region of Mus musculus strain C57BL/6J chromosome 7, GRCm38.p6 C57BL/6J contains the following coding sequences:
- the Smg9 gene encoding protein SMG9 isoform X3: protein MKERGGNQTSGIDFFITQERIVFLDTQPILSPSILDHLINNDRKLPPEYNLPHTYVEMQSLQIAAFLFTVCHVVIVVQDWFTDLSLYRFLQTAEMVKPSTPSPSHESSSSAGSDEGTEYYPHLVFLQNKARREDFCPRKLRQMHLMIDQLMAHSHLRYKGTLSMLQCNVFPGLPPDFLDAEVNLFLVPFMDSEAENENPPRAGPGSSPLFSLLPGYRGHPSFQSLVSKLRSQVMSMARPQLSHTILTEKNWFHYAARIWDGVKKSSALAEYSRLLA, encoded by the exons ATGAAGGAACGAGGGGGCAACCAGACCAGTGGCATTGACTTCTTCATTACCCAAGAGCGGATTGTCTTCCTAGACACACAG CCCATCCTCAGCCCATCCATCTTGGACCACCTCATCAATAACGACCGCAAACTGCCTCCAGAGTATAACCTCCCTCACACCTATGTGGAAATGCAG TCCCTGCAGATAGCTGCCTTCCTCTTCACCGTGTGCCACGTGGTGATCGTCGTGCAGGATTGGTTCACGGACCTCAGTCTGTACAG GTTCCTGCAGACAGCAGAGATGGTGAAGCCATCCACACCGTCCCCCAGCCACGAGTCTAGCAGCTCTGCAGGCTCAGACGAGGGTACCGAGTACTACCCCCACCTGG TCTTCTTGCAGAACAAGGCACGTAGGGAGGACTTCTGTCCCCGGAAGCTACGTCAGATGCACCTGATGATTGACCAGCTCATGGCACACTCCCACCTGCGCTACAAGG GGACGCTGTCCATGCTACAGTGCAACGTCTTCCCAGGGCTGCCGCCCGACTTCCTGGATGCTGAGGTCAACTTGTTCCTGGTGCCCTTCATGGACAGTGAAGCTGAGAACGAGAACCCACCTCGAGCAG GACCTGGCTCCAGCCCCCTCTTTTCCCTCCTGCCTGGGTACCGAGGTCACCCCAGCTTCCAGTCCTTGGTCAGCAAGCTCCGCAGCCAGGTGATGTCTATGGCTCGGCCACAGCTGTCACACACGATCCTCACTGAGAAGAATTg GTTCCACTACGCTGCCCGCATCTGGGATGGGGTGAAGAAGTCCTCAGCCCTGGCAGAGTACAGCCGCCTGCTGGCCTGA
- the Irgc1 gene encoding interferon-inducible GTPase 5: MATSRLPAVPEETTILMAKEELEALRTAFESGDIPQAASRLRELLANSETTRLEVGVTGESGAGKSSLINALRGLGAEDPGAALTGVVETTMQPSPYPHPQFPDVTLWDLPGAGSPGCSADKYLKQVDFGRYDFFLLVSPRRCGAVESRLASEILRQGKKFYFVRTKVDEDLAATRSQRPSGFSEAAVLQEIRDHCTERLRVAGVNDPRIFLVSNLSPTRYDFPMLVTTWEHDLPAHRRHAGLLSLPDISLEALQKKKDMLQEQVLKTALVSGVIQALPVPGLAAAYDDALLIRSLRGYHRSFGLDDDSLAKLAEQVGKQAGDLRSVIRSPLANEVSPETVLRLYSQSSDGAMRVARAFERGIPVFGTLVAGGISFGTVYTMLQGCLNEMAEDAQRVRIKALEEDEPQGGEVSLEAAGDNLVEKRSTGEGTSEEAPLSTRRKLGLLLKYILDSWKRRDLSEDK; encoded by the coding sequence ATGGCAACTTCCAGGTTGCCCGCCGTGCCTGAGGAGACCACCATCCTCATGGCCAAGGAAGAGCTGGAGGCCCTGCGCACTGCTTTTGAGTCTGGCGACATCCCTCAAGCCGCCTCTCGCCTTCGGGAGCTGCTGGCCAACTCAGAGACCACCCGGCTGGAAGTGGGCGTCACGGGTGAGTCGGGAGCCGGCAAGTCCTCCCTCATCAATGCCCTACGCGGCCTGGGGGCCGAGGATCCTGGCGCAGCTCTCACTGGGGTCGTGGAGACCACCATGCAGCCTTCGCCCTACCCGCACCCGCAGTTTCCCGACGTGACCCTGTGGGACCTGCCGGGGGCCGGTTCTCCAGGCTGCTCAGCAGACAAGTAtctgaagcaggtggatttcggCCGCTATGACTTCTTCTTGCTCGTCTCCCCCCGTCGCTGTGGCGCCGTGGAGTCCCGCCTCGCTTCTGAGATCCTGCGCCAGGGGAAGAAGTTTTACTTTGTGCGCACCAAGGTGGACGAGGATCTGGCGGCCACCCGCAGCCAGAGGCCCTCGGGTTTCAGCGAGGCTGCAGTCCTCCAGGAGATCCGAGATCACTGCACGGAGCGGCTGCGGGTAGCGGGTGTGAATGATCCCCGCATCTTCCTGGTGTCCAACCTGTCGCCAACCCGCTATGACTTCCCGATGCTCGTGACCACCTGGGAGCACGACCTGCCCGCCCACCGTCGCCACGCCGGTCTGCTGTCCCTGCCTGACATCTCGCTGGAGGCTCTGCAGAAGAAGAAGGACATGCTACAAGAGCAGGTGCTTAAGACTGCCTTGGTATCTGGTGTCATCCAGGCCCTGCCGGTCCCCGGACTGGCAGCCGCCTACGACGACGCCTTGCTTATCCGCTCACTGCGGGGCTACCACCGCAGCTTCGGCCTAGACGACGACTCGCTGGCCAAGCTGGCCGAGCAGGTGGGCAAACAGGCAGGGGACCTGCGCTCCGTCATCCGCTCCCCCCTGGCCAACGAGGTCTCACCAGAGACTGTCCTGAGACTCTACTCGCAGTCCTCAGATGGTGCCATGCGGGTGGCCCGTGCCTTTGAGAGGGGCATCCCTGTTTTCGGCACGCTGGTGGCCGGGGGTATCAGCTTCGGCACGGTCTACACCATGCTCCAGGGCTGTCTCAATGAGATGGCTGAGGACGCCCAACGCGTCCGCATCAAAGCCCTGGAGGAAGATGAGCCCCAGGGGGGTGAGGTGAGCTTGGAGGCGGCTGGTGACAATTTAGTGGAAAAGCGGAGCACTGGGGAAGGAACCAGCGAGGAAGCCCCGCTGTCCACCCGCAGGAAGCTCGGCCTCCTCCTCAAGTATATTCTTGACAGCTGGAAGAGGCGCGACTTGTCAGAAGACAAATAA